TGTATTATCAATTTCATGAGAAATGAAATTGGCAAACTCTGCTCCTCAAtttgaaaacaaaaaaaaaaacaTATTTTCTGCACAAGCCAGCCAAATTCAGAAACTGAACAGACATAACCAACACTGTCTGCCAAGAATGCAGTGCACAAGGATGTTGTTATTAACCAACGATTAAAAGCTTTCACCATCCTCATCAATTCAAGGGTGACATTTTTGCAAGGCAAAACAACACCCAAGATAACGGAAAGGAGGAGGAAATAACACAATTTTCACCGCTATCAGGTATGACATTTATCATTCCCTTTCGAGCGTCACACTGATCATGTACAGGAAACTACTTGTACTTGTATGTCCCAAGATCAATTAATTTTTCTAACCCCATGCCCACTAGGCCCCTAGAGTATTTAAAATAAATATATCGAAGCAATAGCTGTAGGAATAATCAAACTAAAAAATAATTTGGATAGTCTCAAATCACCTAACCACTTCACAAGTTATTTCTTGAAGCTTGGTTCTGATGAATAAGCAGCGTCACGTCACGTCACGCCAGCCGCTCGGAGAAGGACTTTGTCGACCTCACCGACCGGCCGGAGCCGCGTGAAGGAGCAACGGTCGGGGAGCGGTTCAGCATCTCGACGACGGCGGGCACGAGAGTCTGCGAGCGGTGCAGCATGTCGACCATCGACGGCGTCTGGTAGGTGTGAATTTGGGTGTTGAGCTCCGTCGAGTCGCCGCGCGCCGTGGCCCTCTGCCATGAGTGCGAGCTCAGGCCAGCCAGCATGAAGGCCCTTCCTGATTCGTCGTACCTCCGCCGGCTCTCCACCCTCTCCTGCATCTCCCTCAGCTCTGTGATCAGCGCCAGGCACTGGCTGTCTGAAGATTGCGCTGCCTGTGACTCCAGGATCCTCGTGCGGCCTTCGAGGATCGACACGGCCTGGGAGAAATCGCCTCCGTCGGCTGCAGCCCGCGCAGCAGACATGTCCTCCATGGCTTGAACGCGGTGCCACTCACGCTCAACCTCGGGAGACATTTTGCAGTCCACAGAGTATGCAGGACGCTCAACACTCACTTCTGAACCATGTACCTGAATGCTCTCTGTTGTAACTGCATCTTGGTATGTACAGCTTGGTTTGATCAGTACAGTCTGCTGCCCCTGTGCAGCTGGGACATGTAGGGTGATCAGAAACCCCCTCTCTTCATCTGCATACAGGTCGCCGATATCGACTGACCCGTTACGTCCATCCACGGCAACTTCACTTGCATAGCCGCCTGACTTGATGGAGGTGAGTACCACGCCTTCGTCCACACACTCGACGCCCAGCCGCATCTCCTTGACCACAACACTGAGGAGGCCACCAATACACTGAGCAAATCCGTTCTGTATTGAGCCTTCAGCATCAATAAACGAGAATGTGCCGCTAGATGTCTCCGCAATAGCATGCATCGCCGCCGAGTCATGATCTGCACCGAAACCAAAGGTGTGGATTTGCACATGATTACCTGTTCCAGGCAGGATTGAGGGAGGAACAAGCATGCTGTGGTTTGTCTGAACCCCGTCGTCAAAGGTTGGCACCGAATATGTGTCTTGACCATCCGACAGAAGAATGATGCTGCAAACAGGATTCTTCAGCCGACGGTGCTCAATGACTTTAGCACCCTTCTTTAGCCCATCAGAAATGTTCGTGCCACCACCATCAACAAGGGAATTCACAGCCTGCATGGCTTGCATTCGTCCGTTGACGTTCATTTGGCGAAGGGGAAAGAGCCTCCGCGCCGCAGATGAGAAGACAATGACAGACAGCCGGTCATTGGGTCCAAGCGTCTGGATGACAAAACCCATTGCCTTCTTGAGAAGTGCAAGTTTGGCCCCTTTCATGCTGCCACTGACATCGAGCACAGTCACAAGGTCAAGAGGTGCACGGGAGCTCACCGACTCCAAGGACTTCGGAGCCTTGAGATGAATCAAGATAGAAAAGACCTTCTGGGTCACTGATTGCTGTATGGCTTGCACTTCTGCATATGTCTTGATTTCAACCGAACCAGTAACTGCATTGCTCTCCTCCACAGTTTCAGACTGAATATCTATTTGCTCGTCGTCATTGAAAATGTCTGCCTCGGGAGTACGGAAGACAGGAAATTGCTCCAGCAGATTTCCACTGTATGAGTTGGAAAGCCTGCGGATAACAGCCATGTGTCCGTCGTCTTGGGGCCAATTTACCGGGCTTACTCTAGCTCTCCCATGAGTGGCATCTGCAAGTTGAGGTCCCTGGAAGGGCAGTTCTTTCCAGTCGGCACGGCATATTGGGCAGATATGGTTGCCATGCCTAACATTTGAGGTGATGCAATGGAAATGGAACTTATGGGAGCATTCAGCAGTAAACAGGGCCTGTCCGTGCCCTGTCCTCATACTGCCAAGGCAGATGGCACATACCCTCTGAAATCAAGAAAGCCAGCGCAGAAGAGTTAGCATGATAGAATCAGAGCTTGCAACTGAGCACACAAAAAAACATAGCTTCTACCCCAATTGGTTATAAAATGTGCTCTGAATGATGCGTAAAAAACGTGCTCTGAATAATGCCATTGAAACACTTGTGTTGATGTAAACATCAGACAAGCACACTAACAGTGTTGCAGATTTTCATACGACATGCTGCGGATAAGCAAGACTGCATGAGGCTCTGTACAACCAATCAAATGGAAGGGATTTATCACGTAATAGAAGAGAAGAACTAAAAGTTGGTTATACACTTACCATGAAGGTCCAAGAACCAGAATTTGCGTATCTTGAAAATTGGCATAGAGAACCACCAGTCAAACATCAGGTGTAGTATGAAATATGCTAGCATCAACTAACCATACTAAATCAACTGAGAATTTGGGTATTAACACATGTAGACGCTATCAGAAAATACGAACCGGAACATCCTAACACCGTATTCTGCTTTCTTTCATTCTTGCTAAGCATTAACAGTCAGAGCGGTAAAACCAGAATAGATTAACATACTTTTTTTGAAAGAAAGGGGTTTTCCACCCATTTTATTGAATGAAACCACAGTAAACATAGTCATGAAGGAGCTCGGGAGCAGTCTAAGTGACTGACCAGACGAAAATTAATATACTATTTCGCTATATAAAGTGGGTTGGCAATTTGGCATCAGAAAATATTCTTTAATAGTAGAAGTAATTCAGCACGTTGCATAAAGGACTCTGCTGTTTGTTGAAGCCAACTGACAGAGAGCCCAAGACCCAAGTCAAATTAGATGGGCCAACCAGTACCAACCAGTCAAAACACATGGAAAGACAAACGGCAGGAAAAGAATGAATAGGAAAAGGTAAC
This genomic window from Aegilops tauschii subsp. strangulata cultivar AL8/78 chromosome 4, Aet v6.0, whole genome shotgun sequence contains:
- the LOC109768162 gene encoding E3 ubiquitin-protein ligase WAV3; its protein translation is MADAWGRAKRALATKLCIRLPDRQRALEDAPPPPPPGREAHHPTTAVEAGPATGEEKARSPSVSSRRLSSSGSPGSKRVCAICLGSMRTGHGQALFTAECSHKFHFHCITSNVRHGNHICPICRADWKELPFQGPQLADATHGRARVSPVNWPQDDGHMAVIRRLSNSYSGNLLEQFPVFRTPEADIFNDDEQIDIQSETVEESNAVTGSVEIKTYAEVQAIQQSVTQKVFSILIHLKAPKSLESVSSRAPLDLVTVLDVSGSMKGAKLALLKKAMGFVIQTLGPNDRLSVIVFSSAARRLFPLRQMNVNGRMQAMQAVNSLVDGGGTNISDGLKKGAKVIEHRRLKNPVCSIILLSDGQDTYSVPTFDDGVQTNHSMLVPPSILPGTGNHVQIHTFGFGADHDSAAMHAIAETSSGTFSFIDAEGSIQNGFAQCIGGLLSVVVKEMRLGVECVDEGVVLTSIKSGGYASEVAVDGRNGSVDIGDLYADEERGFLITLHVPAAQGQQTVLIKPSCTYQDAVTTESIQVHGSEVSVERPAYSVDCKMSPEVEREWHRVQAMEDMSAARAAADGGDFSQAVSILEGRTRILESQAAQSSDSQCLALITELREMQERVESRRRYDESGRAFMLAGLSSHSWQRATARGDSTELNTQIHTYQTPSMVDMLHRSQTLVPAVVEMLNRSPTVAPSRGSGRSVRSTKSFSERLA